The genomic stretch tttatttctgATTTAGGATGTTTGTGATAAACCATGTTTatggtttattatttatgtgtCTTTGCTTTCTCCAGAGTGAAACATTGAGATGTTGCTAGATGTTTGTGGTGTAGCAGTTTCCCCTTGATTTAAAGGATCAGCGGTTCTAATCCAAGTTCCTTATGAACATTTATAATCATGCCAACACCGAACATGGGGTTTTGGATGCTTTCTTTTTCTTAAACCTCAACCTGATGCCACTGTTCTGGGCTCCTACATCTTATAAAAAGAAACTGATCTAATGTTaggttggtagaacatgaaTCGAACCCAGTCTcgccttgctgtgaggtgacagtgccacaGAAAGATCACACTAAACACTTTTGCGGCACCCACACATAcgtttacattaacattacacTACCAGCTCTCTTtcgtttcattctgttctttttACTTTACGTTGTCTGAACCGAATCTCTTTTACTGTGTGGAATCGATTCTTTCTTGATTCGACTCTCGGCTTTAAGTGGAAGTCACTTCAGGCTTCACGGTCAGTTAGCTCTTTGCTGTACCTCCGAAGGATTATTTggttaatttattcattaattattgaTTAATTATGAGTTTGTGATTAAACGCGGTGTATTCTGTATAAAAAGGGAGGTTTGTGAGTGAAGGTAAGTAGTAATAAAccgtaatgtgtttgtgtgagagaaTGTGTTTAGCTTTACAGCGCGAGACTCGGAGAGCCGTTACTGTAAACCTGACAAACATTACTCAACAAATctcttattttatattaaaaatgtattaatatttattcattaggttCTGCAACAAAATGTTGTCATTAGTTTTAACTTGGGTTAGGGCCATAATTACAGTGCTGTTTAATTACATTaactatttaattaaattaacacTTGAGAGTTGTAATAAAGGTCACTAAGaaaagaatatataataaataaataaataataaaaaaatcaatatggCACTGTGTAGAATTCCAGCCTCTGTTTAGTTTCCTAAAATAGCTGTAAAGTTTACAGAAACCTGAGAGCAGCCGCGATACTGAAGCACTCATCACGATATTTACAAATCACCACGTGATCACGGTGTTCCGTACATCTCATTATTATTCTCTACATCCGCTTTCTTACGTTTTTATTACGTTACGGTTTTTTTacgtgaatcggacccaccgcaaccctgaccaggataaaccggTGGTAAAACAGTCAATTAATGAATTTGTCATATTTGAGAATTAACATGCTGATTAAGCTTGCTTGACAGTGGACAGTAACACGTGTGCTTTTAATGCATGGCTGATTTGTATTTTAGTGGTTTCTGGATTACATATGACCAATATCCAAGATCTTTTCCACTTAGTATAAGAAGAGGGTTGCCCATTTACCTTGGTAAAGAGCCCACTATTCCATGTACAGATAATTGTTTGTATGGATCGTTTGGAGACATAAAGGTGTTTTGTTTAGAAGACATCCCTGCCTTGTAATGATGTGTAACCCTAGATCTGTTCAGAGCTTTTCAgactttttaaatttaatgcatGTGGCTAAGTCTGTGTGCAGTCAAACCAGActttttatatgggcacagagagaTCAGCAGCTGCAGGTAATCATAATTGCTAATGAGGAATCAGGAGACCACAAAACAAAGTTCAGTGTTGAAATGAACTTTCTAAACTACCACATTCATCATTAAGTTgttgtccatatatttttggccTATTTAATCAGACTGACTGAACAAATGGAATCCGTTTAACCTACAAAGGTCAAAGGTTACCAGAGCTAGGCGAAGCACTACAGTAAGctaacagtgttccatacatcacatagtaattgtgtgtgtgtgtgtgtgtgtgtgtgtgtgtgtgtgtgtgtgtgtgtgtgtgtgtgtgtgtgtaataaaagTGTTGTGTGTTTCTCctacaggtgtgtgtgagttggTATTATCATGCTGTCGAGGCTGCGCGTCAGTGTTAGGccgtgtttgagtgtgtgtcgCTGGGCACATACTAAAGAAAAGGGTAAACCGCTGATGCTCAACCCCCATACTAACAAggtaaaacacacacgcacatacacacacacatgcacatgtgTATGAGTCTGGAAAGTGTTAGTGCAGTGACTCAGCAGAAGttttacttgtgtgtgtgtgtgtgtgtgtgtgtgtgtgcaggaaatTCTGTGCAGCAACACTTTTATATCATTCACACAGCTCAACATTTCTACATGTcactattgtgtgtgtgtgtctgtctttctgtttgtctgtctgtctgtctgtctgtctgtctgtgtgtgtagggcATGGCATTCACTCTGAAGGAAAGACAGATTTTGGGACTGCAGGGACTGTTACCCCCAAAAATTGAGACTCAGGATGTGCAGGCCATGCGCTTCCAGAGGAATCTAAAGAAGATGTCAGACCCCCTGCAAAAGTACATTTACACTtattcacccacccactcactcactcacccactaacttacccacccactcactcactcactcactcactcacccacccacccattgtTGGATTGTTTTGGGTGATCATCTTTAGGTTGATGGTAAATTTTAGATTGTGCTGTAGCTGGAGATTCTGTTTGCATATTAGTGATGGTTTGTTTTTATGGTAATGGTAACTATAGCAACAAGTTTATGCATGATTATGAACCAGTAACCACCATCAGGATGTAAATTAGCTTCACCACGACATGTCAGCATactgttgtgtctgtgtgtgtgtgtgtctgtgtgcatgtgtgtgtgtgttcaggtacATCTACCTAATGGGGATCCAGGAGCGTAACGAACGTCTTTTTTATCGAGTGTTAATGGAGGACATTGAGGCTCTGATGCCCATTGTCTACACACCCACTGTGGGTCTCGCCTGCACCCAGTACGGGCACATTTTCCGCCGACCCAAGTGAGCCAACAATGTACTTAACACACATACTTAACTTACCTAACCCTACAGCAGTGcatatgtgtgtacatgtttcattgtgtgtgtgtgtgtgtgtgtgtgtgtgtgtagagggtTGTTTATCTCTATTATGGATCAGGGGCACATTCGCTCCATCTTGGACAACTGGCCTGAAACTAATGTCAAGGTActacacctaacacacacacacacacacacacacacacacacacacatcacacacacacacacacacacacacatcacacacacacatcacacacacacacacacacacatacactgacacACTCTTGCTCTGTAAGTCTGACCTACCAAACCATGAAAGATCTGCACTGATTTTTAAGTTCTAGTTATGGCAGAGAGAAGCACCACCAAACAAAGTCTTCAATAGTCAAAGCTTGTTTTCAGCACCATCCCCTCCCTCCCCCCCTTCATCACACCTACCAATTAATTAATCTGTTATTAGGTTaagatctggcaaccctgatcatAGGGGGCATCTATCTTTATatggctggattttttttctgcgCATAAGATTTTACAGATATGAACTTGCTAGCTTACAGTttcagtttacatttacatgggcTGCATTTGAAACGTCCAGGCATACTGTGTAATATAGTAATGATCTATTGTTGTTACTAACAATGCCCATTTTGTAGTTGTGtagtatattttttattctggTATGTTAATATGATGGTATGTTACAGTTAATGAGACTGGAGTAATGTTGTGTTCTTAAAGTCCTCATTCATCGCTCTTTGCAGGAGTCTAACAAttagtggtgtgtttgtgtgtgtgtttgttttcaggCAGTGGTGGTGACGGATGGGGAGAGGATTTTGGGATTGGGGGATCTGGGTGTGTACGGGATGGGGATTCCTGTAGGGAAGTTGTGTTTATACACCGCATGTGCTGGAATCAGACCTGAGagctgcctgcctgtctgtattGACGTGGGAACAGATAACgaggtgacacacacacacacacacacacacacacacacacacacacacacacacatagctgCTATGAAATTAGTTACTATGAAAAGTGTTAGGTGAGGGGCAGGGCAGGATAAGTCACTTACTTATAGTACTGAGATCAGCAGGTTTCAATTAAATCTTAATACTGAACTTTATACCTGTGCTCATGACTCGAAGagccaaaagaaaaaatgtTGATGGTCAAGAAAACAGAAGGAGATTTTTTTTAGCCATCATACAAACAGGAAACATAACCaagtaaagtaaaagtaaattgttttttaaaagacaaGGCAAATCTTCTTTAATggagtttttgtgtgtgtgtttgtagacgTTACTCAGAGATCCGTTTTACATGGGTCTGTACCGAAGGAGAGAGCGATCTCAGCACTATGATGATCTGATTGATGAGTTTATGGAGGCAGTGGTGGATAAATATGGACAGGATACACTTATACAGTTTGAGGATTTTGGCAACCACAACGCTTTTCGCTTCCTCAAGAAGTACCGGCATCGCTACTGCACGTTCAATGATGATATCCAGGgtaaacacttacacacacacacacatcctcaaacacttacacacatacccTTACACAGTCCACCCTCAAACCAGGCCAGAACGGTACTTGCTAGTAGTGAAATGTAAGGATTAAAGCATCATGTCTTGTTCTGAAGAACAATCTGGTCATCAGACATGTAAAGAAATGAAAGTAGGAcaggagagagaaaaagaaagagagagtttTACATTCAGGTGTTTTGGCATTAAAATGACATGTAAAGTGTGGAAGAGGAAATTTAGCACTTTTCTTATGGATAGTCACAGTCTTCCAACAAATACCAAATTCCACTGTCTGCATATGTGGCCTGGAGTGGTAGTGAGACCCTGTGTGATTTTGGTTTCATGGTGCCCAAAATCCCTGGCTTGCCCCggacacgcacgcacgcacgcacgcacgcacgcacgcacgcacacacacacacacacacactgtattcaCATATTGCAGACATCCAAGCAGCAGTAACTCAGTATAGTCCAAGCACACAGATACTCTTTGACAATACAGCTGTTTGGATGCATCAGTCCTGGGGTTGTGTAGGTAGTAGCGTCTTTAGGTAGGAACCAATATGTGTGGTAATTAAAACCTGTATCAGCTGATTACAGATACTGAAacccttctgtgtgtgtgtgtgtgtgtgtgtgtgtgtgtgtgtaggtacagcATCAGTAGCTCTGGCGGGATTGTTAGCAGCGCAGCGTGTTGTCGGAAAGCCCATCACTGATCATACAGTTCTTTTCCTGGGAGCCggagaggtacacacacacacccacacacacacacacacacacatataatttGTAAAGTAATGACATGTTTATGCCTCTTGTACAGTATGTTTTGGGAGTTTTAGGGGTGTCTACAAACTGTCTGAACATGTATAAGCGTTAGTAGTGTGTaaggattgtgtgtgtgtgagttaggcAGCTCTAGGCATTGCTAACCTGATTGTCATGGCACTGATGGAGGATGGAATGAGTCAGACAGACGCTCGCAAGAAGATTTGGATGTTTGACAAGTACGGTCTGCTTGTTCAGGTacgatactgtgtgtgtgtgtgtgtgtgtgtgtgtgtatgctgcgAATATACCtgaatgtttgtgtatatgACAGTCACCAGCAGATACACCAGTGacactaatgtgtgtgtgtgtgtgtgtgtgtgcgtgtgtgtgcgcagggTAGATCTGAGCCCACAGATAGTAATCAGGAGGGGTTTGTGCATCCTAGTCCGGGTGATGTGAAGAGTTTCCTGGATGCTGTTAATGTTCTTAAACCTACAGCCATCatcggtgagtgtgtgtgtgtgtgtgtttgtgtgtgtgtgtgtgtgtgtgtgtgtgtgtgggtggatgcAAGTTTGTCTCATGATTGCATGTACTTTTTGATAGATATGTTCGTGACCTTGTTCTTacctgtgtttgttgtgttcagGTGTGGCGGGGGCAGGGCGACTATTCACTCATGATGTCATCAGGGCCGTGGGCTCGTTAAATGAGCGACCAATCATCTTTGCTCTGAGCAACCCGACTGCTAAAGCTGAGTGTACTGCAGAGGAtgcatacactctcacacaggtacacatacacacacacacacacacacacacacctaagatTGGGTCATGGTAGTTGTGCAGTGACAGAACAGGAGAACAGGATAATACAAATGTCTTGAGATAGAATATCTCTTTGATAGAGATGACTGTCTAGGATGTGTGTTTGCTAAGAATAACAAGGAGCAGACTGTCTGTAATTCATGGTTAAATGGAGCCTGTTGTTGGTCAAAATGTAAGAGAATTCAGGCCTAACTGATCATAGAGTAAATATGATTGTTCATAAaggatattaaataaaaaaaatcacaaaattataaacatgaaatataaaatgtattctaACAGCTATATTTATAgtaggtgtagctcataaaaaCTTTTCtgattgtgtgcgtgtgtgtgcgtgtgtgcgtgtgtgtgtgtgtgttagggtcgGTGTTTGTTTGCCAGTGGGAGTCCGTTTGCTGCTGTAACTCTGGATGATGGCAGGATGCTGATTCCGGGACAGGGGAACAATGCTTATATATTCCCAGGTGTGGATTTGtcttttcctattttatttttccaatGATTTGTTCTGATTGTGGGCCAGGAATTCTCTGAGTGTTATTTGGGGTATCTCTGATCTTGGGTTCTGCCAGCGTTTAGAAGCTGTACAAGTAATTACTGACTTTATTTACACCCAGAGGAAAAACTTCATCcacaaacacaataataatgattatcatCTTTATTTAGTGTAAATATCCTTTTATTTTGTACTCTTTCACTGTACAGTCTATTATGTTTTTTACCTCGACTaatagaaatgtgtgtgtgtgtgtgtgtttgtgtgtgttaggtgtggcTCTGGCAGTAATTCTAAGTGGTGTTAGACACATCAGTGATACGGTGTTCCTCGAGGCTGCAAAGGTaaacattttgtgtgtgtgtgtgtgtgtgtgtgtgtgtgtgtgtgtgtgtgtgtgtgtgtgtgtgtgtgtgtgtgtgtgtgtgtgtgtgcgcgcgcgcacacacacacacgcatgcgtTAGGCAACACTCATGCTGCTCAGGTAGCCATCAGGTGGCAGTTTGTGGGCATGTAGGTGAAATGCCTCAGGTTTATCAATGTCCATGTTATTAGGAACATCTGTTTATTGATGTAAGTATTAAATCAGCCAACCATGTAGCAGCAGCCACACATAAACTTATAAAGACTCAGATTAAGATCTTTATGTTTACCTTAAACAGCAGAATAGAAAAATGTACAGCTTTCTTTTTGTGTAATAGAGATTTAGGTTGTATTTCTTAATGCAACGGTGGACTGTATtaagtgacaacggttttctgaGGTACTCCCTAGTGTATGTGGCTAAATTTATCACAGTATCATGATGGCTTTTAATATGATGCTGATGGTTATAAGGTCActcatcgtgtgtgtgtgtgtgtgtgtgtgtgtgtgtgtgtgtgtgtgtgtgtgtgtgtgtgtgtgtgtgtgtgtgtgtatgtgtgtatgtatcagACCTTAGCAGAGCAGTTGACGGATGAGGAACTGAATCAGGGTCGTCTCTACCCTCCTCTTTCCAACATTAGGGAGGTTTCTTTACAGATGGCTGTAAAGGTAAGATTTatgtttatacatatacacaacgtgagtaattattgagttcaggtgtttaggtcacacccattgcttccaactttttttgtaacagtttgggaaagttTCTACATCATACAGATACATGctgtgtaaatgtaattaaacacaTTGTTATCAATGCTGTGAGTCGAACTAGCGCGCaagccaaaaatataaagtgtggtgatcagaaagtgtctacTGATTAAGGACTAAAGAAAGATAAATACACCTTGTGTCCCTAACTTTCCACCCATAAtcagtgctaacagggtatgtgttcctaacaaaaaaaatgtgtgtgtgtgtgtttgcttgtttagGTGGTTGAGTTTCTGTACAGTAAAGGAATGGCGTTTCGGTACCCAGAGCCACTGGATAAGGAGGCGTATGTGAGATCCATCGTGTGGAACACAGAGTACGATTCCTTCCTCCCAGACATCTATGAGTGGCCTGGAGTCTCCCATAATCCCATAGTGGAGTAATCATACACCCTATAGCATGCACCTGAAACAGTCACACCCTCCATTCACAGCTCTGTAATGTGTAACTATCACACATCCCCATGGGGAGTGATTCCCAAACTCTATTCATCAGCAGCACACTCCTTCTGTTAACGTTAATGTACAGTCTTGCTATTAATAAaacaccatgtgtgtgtgtttgtatcagCTAATACATTTATTGCCTTATGTATCCATGTGTGTTGGTGTTTATTTGGGTTTATTTTAACTAATGTTAACTAATGTAAcattagtttcgccctaagccggatttgAACATAGGGCCTagaacaggggtgggcaattaaattttccaaggggccacataagaaactgggactgttttGGAGGTCCGGACCAATAAGGGGAACtaaattctgctcaatattaattttatctctttatttacatttatattacattttcagcatttagcagatggccTTATCTAAATCgatttacaatatacagtacattcccATACTGAAAACACTCcagttcatttttaaaaattaaaagtattTGTGAGATGATACAAAGTTGTACTCAGTGATAGATATGAGGATTTCTGTGATGGAAGCTACTTTAAAAGTCATCCTTTATTTTCATCGAATAAGTTTGACCTTCAAATCCAAATCTACTATGATGAATTTGAGTGTGTGAATCCTCTAGGTTCAAAAAAAGGTATACATAAAATTGGCTGCATTTATTTCATCCTTAGAAATCTTTCCCCCATTGTAAGTTCTGCCCTATTGAACATTCATCTGGCATCACTGTTTCATGCACAAGATGCAAAGAAATATGGAATTGATAAAATACTCCAACCCTTAGTAAAGGACTTAAAAATATTAGAGACCACTGGAGTTACTGTTCCATTTGCTGATGTTTCTTTACGTGGCACTCTCGCACAAATTACTGGTGATAACTTGGGTATGCATAGCATTCTTGGGTTCCTGGAGTCATTTAATGCAAATTTCTGTAGATTTTGCTTAATTGATAAATCTTCAGCTCAGTCAGTTTTCTCAGAAGATGACCAATGTTTGACATTAAGATCACCAGCTCTTAATGATCAACATTATACTAGTTTGGTAGATGATCCGACATTAACTTCCTCATTTGGCATTAAACGAAATAGCATACTTAACACtgcaatattttaatattgcagAAAATTATGCAGTTGACATCATGCATGATATTTTGGAAGGGGTTGGTCAATATGAGGTCAGATTGCTATTTGTATATTTAATGAAGCATTTTATTTCTAGAAAAAGCTTATTAAATAGGGTGTATGCTTTTAATTATGGCTATctggaaaagaaaaacaagccaacaAATATTAACCTTGACTGTGGAGGACATGGAATTGGATTAAATGCATCACAAAATCTGTGTTTGATCACAAACATACCTTTGATATTTGGTGACCTGGTACCAGAGAATGATTTGCACTGGCTCTTGTTGCTGAACATTATAAACATTGTGTTCTCATACTCTATCACAGAAGGGAAGACTGTGTATTTAAAGCACCTTATCATTGAACATCACCAGCTCTTCAAAGAACTGTACCCATCAAACTGCTTGATTCCAAAGCATCATTTTGTGGTGCACTATCCAAGGTGCATTCGAAAAATTGGACCACTCATTCATATCTGGACTATGAGATTTGAAGCGAAACACAAGTTTTTCAAAGACTGTGTAAAGAACTTTAAGAATTTGACAGTATCGCTTGCAAAGAAACACCAGTTTTGCAGTAGCTTATCACTGGGAATGCTTGACTTCTAAAGCAGTTAAATCTGGTCCAGTCAAACTGTGTTTGCTTGAAACATTAACATATGCTGAAGATATATCTGCACATCTTCACATTGATTCACAAGCCACTGTCCACGTCACAAACTGGGTAAAGTGTGGAGTTGAATATCGTGTTGGCCTCTTTGTTTGCACAGGCACTAATGAAAACATGCCAGTGTTCAGCAAAATAATCTATATTATTTTGCATGTTGGTAAAGTTGTATTTGTTTTGGCTGAGCATGAAACTTGTTTCCATGACCATTTTCACGCGTTCCAAGTAAGTGAAAATCCTCAGAAGATACTGGTTCTAGAAAGGCATAGATTAAGACATTTCAAATGTTATGATGCCCAAATGTCCTATGGGTGTgattcacatttttacattgtgtCAGAGAgttgtattatttaattcatcAACGTTTTGGATTAATGGGatttacattgatcagccataacattaaaaccacctccttgtttctacacttactgtttatttgatcagctccacttaccatatagaggcactttgtagttctacaattactgcctgtagtccatctgtttctctgcatgctttgttagctcctttcatgctgtttaatggtcaggacccccacagagcaggtattaattaggtggtggatgattctcagcactgcagtgacactgacatggtggtggtgtgttagtgtgtgttgtgctggtatgagtggatcagacacagcagcgctgctggagtttttaaatactgtgtccactctattagacactcctaactattcggtccaccttgtagatgtaaagtcagagacgatcgctcatctattgctgctgtttgagtcgctcatcttctagaccttcatcagtggtcacaggatgctgcccacggggcgctgttggctggatatttttggttggtggacgattttcagtccagcagtgacagtgaggtttttaaaaactccaccagagctgctgtgtctgatataatacttgctctgtagtggtcctgtgggggtcctgatcattgaagaacagcatgaaagggggctaacaaagcatgcagagaaacagatggactacagttcgtaattgtagaactacaaagtgcttctatatggtaagtggagctaataaaatggacagtgagtgtagaaacaaggaggtggttttaatgttatggctgatcagtgtatatggacccttgttttaatttttatgtaCTGTAAGCACCATACATGAACAAAGACCTGCATAACAGAGAAGTTTGGGATCTTATTGATTTTAAGGTTGTTAAGACTATGTTTGCTTTGCAgtgccaatttaccagcaagaactccttgcaaagtccctttgttaagaaaaagacgtgtcctgaatggggtaaaatttgccaaggaacacattgactggtccaaagagaaatggctcaacattttgtggtcttgtgaaagcaaaattgttctttttgggtctagtggccgtagagagtatgtcagacgacccccaagcactgaattcaagccaaatttcactgtgaagacagtaaaagcatggtggtacaaaatgatgatatggggatgtttttcatatcatggtgttacgcctatttatcacatacgagggatcatggatcaatttaaatatatcagaatacttgaggagattgtgttgccctatgttgaagaagaaatgcccttaaaatgggtgtttcaacatgacaatgacaaaaaacatcttggttacagacaaaccagattgaggtaatagagtggccagcacaatcccctgacttcaatcccatagagaacttgtgggctgatatgtgaaacatgtttttttgaggcaaaacccaaaaatgcagaagaactgtggaatgtagtgtaatcatcctggactggaatacctgttcagaggtgccagaggttggttgactccatgcaacacagatctagGAAACAATTGTAATggcactaaatattagttcagtaattttaagtaaagtgaaacctcaaacatcttcagtttatagatacatttttggagtttttaaagaaaatgctgccactgctatttttttgaactgcctaatattaatttttcttaactttctgtaaaggatgaacacaaactggctaaatgttgttaatgttttggttTATAATTaatagtgtagtattttcagtgcacttgtatttatggaaataaaagttattataatgattttgtgttttattcacttttttaaaatcactgctatttttttgaacactactgtatatgttgaacatagagcaaGGCATTTAatttgatctaccatgataatgtgtgtgactgtcctctaacagaatgtgatgggcagtTCCAAATGaaatgagggaccatccacctccaaagctcagcttagaacagtaaaaatgtcttaccaaatatgTGAAATATTTCGAAGACATTAAGCTACGTTTGATCATAACTtgctatttttgtctctttctttgAAGTTGTGTGTAAATAAGATGGACTATACAAGGTCCATGTGGAGAAACAAAgtgcaaagtgtgatcctcaggtggagcatctaaaacagacaaggctatAAATTCAGTTGCTCGAATTTAGGATGGGTGTCGGTGCGGAGGGTGTATAAATATGAATGTTCttactaaagaataaggacaaggaaatgAAGTTgttgaattgttttattttcagtgatcatgcacagagcctgaccatTTGGCTTCAATAATGTGGGgagcatcacataagatcttAATGAAAGCATCTCCATAAGATGGAGAACAGTAGGTTGCAgaacatgtattaaatgttggactgttttatttgacatttgtaaatttttgaagataatggtcactacctgtatgtgta from Trichomycterus rosablanca isolate fTriRos1 chromosome 21, fTriRos1.hap1, whole genome shotgun sequence encodes the following:
- the me2 gene encoding NAD-dependent malic enzyme, mitochondrial, which codes for MLSRLRVSVRPCLSVCRWAHTKEKGKPLMLNPHTNKGMAFTLKERQILGLQGLLPPKIETQDVQAMRFQRNLKKMSDPLQKYIYLMGIQERNERLFYRVLMEDIEALMPIVYTPTVGLACTQYGHIFRRPKGLFISIMDQGHIRSILDNWPETNVKAVVVTDGERILGLGDLGVYGMGIPVGKLCLYTACAGIRPESCLPVCIDVGTDNETLLRDPFYMGLYRRRERSQHYDDLIDEFMEAVVDKYGQDTLIQFEDFGNHNAFRFLKKYRHRYCTFNDDIQGTASVALAGLLAAQRVVGKPITDHTVLFLGAGEAALGIANLIVMALMEDGMSQTDARKKIWMFDKYGLLVQGRSEPTDSNQEGFVHPSPGDVKSFLDAVNVLKPTAIIGVAGAGRLFTHDVIRAVGSLNERPIIFALSNPTAKAECTAEDAYTLTQGRCLFASGSPFAAVTLDDGRMLIPGQGNNAYIFPGVALAVILSGVRHISDTVFLEAAKTLAEQLTDEELNQGRLYPPLSNIREVSLQMAVKVVEFLYSKGMAFRYPEPLDKEAYVRSIVWNTEYDSFLPDIYEWPGVSHNPIVE